The DNA segment AAAGATATAGTGTTGCGCCCTGGATGATTCGTATTGAGCCAACTATCGAAAATGGTCTCGATAAGGTTTCTGCTGCCGATGCTTTTCAGGTTCGGTCAATCGACCAGACCAGAATAGTCCGTTGTTTAGGACATTTATCAGAACCAAATATGCAAGAGATTTCAAGAGCATTAGCTCTTGTTTTATCAATAAAAATCCCCTGAATCTTTTTCCCCTCAAACGTATCTAAACTAAAACAAGATATAATTTTCATTTCTTGTTTAATGCCTCAAAAATTTGTAAATTTATATCGAAATTATATCAGTAAATAAATAGGAAAATAAATGAATACCATAAAAACTGTTTTATTAATGAGCGTATTAACTGTACTGCTTGTCTTTGTCGGTAACATTCTCGGCGGCAGCGGCGGTATGATGATTGCCTTCACCTTCGCTATTGTTATGAACTTCGGAACATATTGGTTCAGCGATAAAATAGTCCTTCGTATGTATAAAGCACAACCAGTTCAACGCGAAGATAATCCGGAATTATTCCGCATGACTGAAGAACTGACCGCACGTGCCGGAATACCGATGCCGAAATTATACATCATACCGAACGACCAGCCAAACGCATTTGCAACCGGACGTAATCCACAAAACGCCGCAGTTGCAGTTACAAGCGGAATTATGCGCATATTAAATCGCGAGGAGCTAATGGGAGTAATTGCTCACGAACTCTCTCACGTTAAAAATCGTGATATTTTGGTTGGAACTATTGCAGCCACGATAGCCGGCGCAATCAGTATGCTTGCAAATATGGCGCAGTGGGCAATGATATTTGGAGGCAGAGGTAGCAGCGATGATAGGGGCGGTAATCCTATTACATTAATAGTTATGATGATTGTAGCACCCCTTGCTGCTATGATGATTCAGATGGCAATCTCACGTTCGCGTGAATTTATGGCAGATGAAAGTGGGGCTAAAATGACGGGCAACCCGCTTTATTTAGCAAACGCATTACGTAAACTTCATGTTAAGGTGCAGCAAATTCCGATGGAAGCGAACAGCGCAACTGCTCATATGTTTATCGTAAGTCCATTGCGCGGCAGTGGATTCACAAAACTATTTAGCACACATCCGCCGATGGAAGAGCGTGTCGCCAAATTAGAAGCTATGGTTTACGGAAGTATATCTTAATCAAATAAAAAAAGAGGAA comes from the Bacteroidota bacterium genome and includes:
- a CDS encoding type II toxin-antitoxin system PemK/MazF family toxin produces the protein MASKVTFQLKHYNPSVGAEIKKTRPAVIVNDDSLGILPLKIIVPITEWKERYSVAPWMIRIEPTIENGLDKVSAADAFQVRSIDQTRIVRCLGHLSEPNMQEISRALALVLSIKIP
- the htpX gene encoding zinc metalloprotease HtpX; this encodes MNTIKTVLLMSVLTVLLVFVGNILGGSGGMMIAFTFAIVMNFGTYWFSDKIVLRMYKAQPVQREDNPELFRMTEELTARAGIPMPKLYIIPNDQPNAFATGRNPQNAAVAVTSGIMRILNREELMGVIAHELSHVKNRDILVGTIAATIAGAISMLANMAQWAMIFGGRGSSDDRGGNPITLIVMMIVAPLAAMMIQMAISRSREFMADESGAKMTGNPLYLANALRKLHVKVQQIPMEANSATAHMFIVSPLRGSGFTKLFSTHPPMEERVAKLEAMVYGSIS